The Castor canadensis chromosome X, mCasCan1.hap1v2, whole genome shotgun sequence genome includes a region encoding these proteins:
- the LOC141419532 gene encoding thymosin beta-15A — translation MSDKPDLSEVEKFDRSKLKKTNTEEKNTLPSKETIQQEKECFQTS, via the exons ATGAGTGATAAGCCAGATTTGTCAGAAGTAGAGAAATTTGACAGAtcaaaattgaagaaaaccaatactgaggaaaaaaatactcttccttccaaggaaa CTATCCAGCAGGAGAAAGAGTGTTTTCAAACATCCTAA